A portion of the Cellulophaga algicola DSM 14237 genome contains these proteins:
- a CDS encoding CDP-alcohol phosphatidyltransferase family protein, translated as MSKLPQKNQFLDLSDYGRPCARIIAQSLKKTSFTPIHVTIAFVFSGLIAIVCIFHQYYWATAFFLILKSILDAADGELARIKKTPSYTGRYLDSVSDILLNLLLMGTIWYVTDGSLGYAFLAFIGIQLQGTLYNYYYVILRNKHNGDTTSRIFEDSTPIALAGEKQKNVNILFFMYKMLYGTFDKIIYRMDKDAVKSSKLPNWLMTAVSTFGLGFQLLLIALMLVFGLKHYIVPFFIGFSFFILIFIGIRRFVNR; from the coding sequence ATGTCAAAATTACCTCAGAAGAATCAGTTTTTAGACTTGTCTGATTATGGAAGACCATGTGCTAGAATCATTGCTCAATCTTTAAAAAAAACATCCTTTACGCCCATTCATGTAACCATTGCTTTTGTCTTCTCTGGACTTATAGCTATTGTATGTATTTTTCATCAATATTATTGGGCTACCGCGTTTTTCTTAATTCTAAAATCTATACTAGATGCTGCAGACGGCGAACTGGCGCGTATAAAAAAAACACCCTCCTATACGGGTCGCTATCTTGATTCTGTTTCAGACATTCTATTGAATCTTTTATTAATGGGTACCATCTGGTACGTAACAGATGGGTCACTAGGCTATGCTTTTTTAGCATTTATAGGGATTCAGCTCCAAGGAACTTTATACAATTACTATTATGTAATCTTAAGAAATAAACACAACGGTGATACCACAAGTCGTATTTTTGAAGACAGCACTCCTATAGCTCTAGCAGGTGAAAAACAAAAAAATGTAAACATCTTATTTTTCATGTATAAGATGCTGTATGGTACTTTTGATAAGATTATTTACAGGATGGATAAAGATGCCGTTAAAAGTAGCAAACTCCCTAATTGGTTAATGACGGCTGTTTCTACTTTTGGTCTCGGCTTTCAATTGCTGCTCATTGCTTTAATGCTAGTGTTTGGCTTGAAACATTATATCGTTCCGTTCTTTATAGGCTTCTCTTTTTTTATTCTTATTTTTATAGGGATTAGAAGGTTTGTAAATCGGTAA